In Curtobacterium sp. L6-1, a genomic segment contains:
- a CDS encoding TetR/AcrR family transcriptional regulator: MIVSVMGISLHRVTRFQLMTLWQSMTVLYDGRMQKDEARPKGVRERMRETIRAELTDAAVRRVREVGYAATTVSAIAAAVGVSERTFFRYFPSKEDAVLQATESLGSAVADALASRPADEGGLPAVRAAFDVAVNSVRAEPDRWALIIGLGQTEPALRRRHLQQQDLWVDALVAAAQRRAVDGGGATPSRLQCGVMMLAWERALVTCYERKDFSGVGGELDAAVVEVRTFING, translated from the coding sequence GTGATCGTGTCGGTCATGGGGATCTCCTTACATCGGGTGACTAGGTTTCAGTTAATGACACTATGGCAGTCAATGACCGTACTCTACGATGGCCGGATGCAGAAGGACGAAGCGCGACCCAAGGGAGTCCGAGAGCGGATGCGCGAGACGATCCGCGCGGAGCTGACCGACGCTGCCGTACGCCGCGTTCGTGAGGTCGGCTACGCCGCGACCACGGTCAGCGCGATCGCCGCCGCCGTCGGGGTGTCGGAGCGGACGTTCTTCCGCTACTTCCCGTCGAAGGAGGACGCCGTGCTGCAGGCGACCGAATCCCTCGGGTCCGCCGTTGCGGACGCACTCGCGAGTAGGCCAGCGGACGAGGGCGGGCTGCCAGCAGTCCGCGCTGCGTTCGACGTGGCTGTCAACTCCGTGCGGGCAGAGCCCGATCGATGGGCGCTCATCATCGGCTTGGGGCAGACGGAACCCGCTCTCCGCCGACGACATCTCCAGCAGCAAGACCTGTGGGTCGACGCGCTGGTTGCCGCCGCGCAACGACGAGCCGTTGACGGCGGAGGCGCGACCCCGAGCCGCTTGCAGTGCGGGGTGATGATGCTCGCGTGGGAGCGTGCGCTCGTCACCTGCTACGAGCGGAAGGACTTCAGCGGAGTCGGCGGAGAACTCGACGCGGCCGTCGTCGAGGTGCGCACCTTCATCAACGGGTGA
- a CDS encoding helix-turn-helix transcriptional regulator: protein MDTHKPLAEFLRARRELLRPEDVGLQRGERRRVPGLRREEVAMLAGISSEYYLRLEQGRDQHPSDQVVDAIASALQLDEESRAHVAELARSRPERRPLRRRRPERVPDGVRMLVDTVNVPAFVMNRYRDVLAVNRLANVLEPTLIVGANRLVSLFTDEEARTSHPDWNQNTASVVAQLRADTGAEEDDPQFQALIGELSMKSERFRQLWARHDVSVTGSPSGIVHNRQVGDLTLHREKLAVVGSAGLVVVMYHAAPGTPDADKLALLSSLT, encoded by the coding sequence GTGGACACGCACAAGCCCCTCGCCGAATTCCTCCGGGCCCGTCGAGAGCTGCTCCGCCCCGAGGACGTCGGGCTCCAGCGGGGGGAGCGTCGGCGTGTGCCGGGGCTGCGCCGTGAGGAGGTCGCGATGCTCGCGGGCATCAGCAGTGAGTACTACCTCCGTCTCGAACAGGGACGCGACCAGCACCCGTCCGACCAGGTGGTCGACGCGATCGCGTCCGCGTTGCAGCTGGACGAGGAGAGCCGTGCCCACGTCGCAGAACTCGCTCGCTCCCGGCCGGAACGCCGGCCGCTGCGACGTCGCCGGCCGGAGCGGGTGCCGGATGGTGTCCGCATGCTCGTCGACACGGTGAACGTGCCGGCGTTCGTGATGAACCGCTACCGCGACGTCCTCGCGGTGAACCGTCTGGCGAACGTGCTCGAACCGACCCTGATCGTGGGCGCCAACCGGTTGGTGTCCCTCTTCACCGACGAGGAGGCCCGGACGTCGCACCCGGACTGGAACCAGAACACGGCCAGTGTCGTCGCGCAGTTGCGCGCCGACACCGGTGCTGAGGAGGACGATCCGCAGTTCCAGGCGCTGATCGGCGAGCTGTCGATGAAGAGCGAACGCTTCCGGCAGCTCTGGGCCAGACACGACGTCAGCGTCACCGGTAGCCCGAGCGGGATCGTCCACAACCGCCAGGTCGGTGACCTGACCCTCCACCGTGAGAAGCTCGCGGTCGTCGGCAGCGCCGGGCTGGTCGTCGTGATGTACCACGCTGCACCGGGAACACCCGACGCGGACAAGCTCGCACTGTTGTCGTCACTCACGTGA
- a CDS encoding SDR family oxidoreductase: MPQRTWFITGSTSGFGRLMTEQLLERGDRVAATARDTASLSDLVERYGDRIWLAQLDVTDTAQIRDVVERAFQDLGTVDVIVNNAGYGLFGAAEELTDELIEHQLGTNLVGPIQILRAAVPHLRAQGGGRIIQVSTYGGQATNPGASLYHASKWGVEGFMEANAKDLAPFGIGVTIVEPGSAATGFRVGSSRLPEPMAAYDGTPAAMSRGIQNPALPSVSDPAKVAAAIIGSVDQEPAPLRLVTGSDSQKVIADALRERLADIEAQKVTAASTDLPKEA; this comes from the coding sequence ATGCCTCAGCGCACCTGGTTCATCACCGGTTCCACCAGCGGTTTCGGACGACTCATGACCGAGCAGCTCCTCGAGCGCGGCGACCGCGTGGCTGCCACCGCCCGTGACACGGCATCGCTCAGCGACCTCGTGGAGCGGTACGGCGACCGCATCTGGCTCGCCCAGCTCGACGTCACCGACACTGCCCAGATCCGCGACGTCGTCGAGCGGGCCTTCCAGGACCTCGGCACCGTCGACGTCATCGTCAACAACGCCGGGTACGGACTCTTCGGTGCTGCCGAGGAACTCACGGACGAACTCATCGAGCACCAGCTCGGCACGAACCTCGTCGGCCCCATCCAGATCCTCCGCGCTGCGGTGCCGCACCTGCGCGCACAGGGCGGCGGCCGCATCATCCAGGTCTCGACCTACGGCGGCCAGGCCACGAACCCCGGCGCATCGCTGTACCACGCCAGCAAGTGGGGCGTCGAGGGGTTCATGGAGGCCAACGCGAAGGACCTCGCGCCCTTCGGCATTGGGGTGACCATCGTCGAGCCGGGCAGTGCAGCAACGGGGTTCCGCGTCGGGAGCTCCCGGCTGCCCGAGCCCATGGCGGCCTACGACGGCACGCCCGCTGCGATGAGCCGCGGCATCCAGAATCCCGCACTGCCGTCCGTCAGCGACCCCGCGAAGGTGGCCGCGGCGATCATCGGCTCCGTCGACCAGGAGCCGGCACCCCTCCGCCTGGTCACCGGCAGCGACTCGCAGAAGGTCATCGCGGATGCGCTCCGGGAGCGCCTCGCGGACATCGAGGCGCAGAAGGTGACCGCCGCGTCGACCGACCTGCCGAAGGAGGCGTGA
- a CDS encoding SDR family NAD(P)-dependent oxidoreductase, producing the protein MRDAAPRGTAVVTGGTQGIGLAIATTLRDQGWRVAILGRTESTGRAAAEQLGPEHRFVQCDVADERRIPDAFAEVEREMGPVDVLVNNAGVGRAATVEQLRSADWDALMAVDLKAAWLCVQAALPGMRSRGGGSVVNIASIHAHLTRKGLFPYAAAKAGMLGLTRSMALDLADDAIRVNAVCPGYVRTPPMIAQYQAMENPEEAWDHLQRIHPLGRIGEPEEVAAVVAFLASSQAGFVTGAAWDVDGGLGARFAS; encoded by the coding sequence ATGCGCGACGCGGCTCCCCGTGGGACGGCCGTCGTGACCGGCGGCACGCAGGGCATCGGTCTCGCGATCGCGACGACGCTGCGCGATCAAGGGTGGCGCGTCGCGATCCTCGGCAGGACGGAGTCCACGGGCCGGGCTGCTGCCGAGCAGCTCGGCCCGGAGCACCGCTTCGTGCAGTGCGACGTCGCCGACGAGCGACGCATCCCGGACGCCTTCGCCGAAGTGGAGCGCGAGATGGGACCCGTCGACGTCCTCGTGAACAACGCCGGCGTCGGTCGCGCAGCCACCGTCGAGCAGCTCCGCAGCGCCGACTGGGATGCGCTGATGGCCGTCGACCTCAAAGCTGCGTGGCTGTGTGTCCAGGCCGCCCTCCCCGGGATGCGCTCTCGCGGAGGCGGGTCCGTCGTCAACATCGCCTCGATCCATGCTCACCTGACGCGGAAGGGACTCTTCCCGTACGCCGCCGCGAAGGCCGGGATGCTCGGACTCACCCGCTCGATGGCCCTCGACCTCGCGGACGACGCGATCCGCGTGAACGCGGTCTGCCCGGGTTACGTGCGCACACCACCGATGATCGCCCAGTACCAGGCGATGGAGAACCCAGAGGAGGCGTGGGACCACCTCCAGCGCATCCATCCGCTGGGACGCATCGGCGAGCCGGAAGAGGTCGCCGCCGTGGTCGCATTCCTCGCCTCGTCGCAGGCCGGGTTCGTCACCGGTGCCGCATGGGACGTGGACGGAGGGCTCGGTGCCCGATTCGCTTCCTGA
- a CDS encoding helicase associated domain-containing protein yields the protein MTRSDDAAVKRTEKWLERLDRFVDQHGHAAVPQLFEDEFGHRLGRWVKRMRRRYRSGHLEASSIAALEARPGWLWHASKQNRATRADGSIAPSENPLAHMASLLAFATCHGHTAVPYNSQEPDHSGLGDWVRRQRAHYRAGDLSSRRIALLEAVPHWSWEQTPRPSPWYETYEVLLQWVSDHGTADLSRRVVAPSGQRVGEWVQAQRQRQRRGRLAPERFQLLEQLPGWCWDASWKNDTFSERLAELEAHAREHGLDEPLPPQLRRWIDRRVLDYKRGLLSDERFAALEALEWWRWARPSRSNSAFREQQTALEHWLESER from the coding sequence ATGACCCGTAGCGATGACGCAGCGGTGAAGCGAACTGAGAAGTGGCTGGAGCGTCTCGATCGATTTGTGGACCAGCACGGGCATGCTGCGGTACCGCAGCTCTTCGAAGATGAGTTTGGTCACCGGCTCGGCCGGTGGGTGAAGCGCATGCGGCGGCGGTACCGGTCCGGGCATCTGGAAGCCTCGTCGATTGCAGCGCTGGAGGCCCGCCCCGGGTGGCTCTGGCACGCCTCGAAACAGAACCGCGCAACACGCGCGGACGGCAGCATCGCGCCGTCCGAAAATCCGCTTGCGCACATGGCGTCGCTGCTCGCGTTCGCTACCTGTCACGGTCACACTGCCGTGCCGTACAACAGCCAAGAGCCAGATCATTCGGGCCTGGGTGACTGGGTTCGAAGGCAACGCGCTCACTATCGCGCGGGGGATCTTTCGTCGCGGCGAATTGCGCTACTCGAAGCGGTGCCGCACTGGTCGTGGGAGCAGACGCCCAGGCCGAGCCCGTGGTATGAGACGTACGAAGTTCTCCTGCAGTGGGTGTCCGATCACGGCACCGCCGACCTCTCCCGCCGAGTTGTCGCCCCCTCCGGGCAGCGCGTTGGGGAGTGGGTGCAAGCCCAGCGACAGCGCCAGCGACGTGGCCGACTGGCACCCGAACGTTTTCAGCTGCTCGAACAACTGCCGGGCTGGTGCTGGGACGCATCCTGGAAGAACGACACCTTCTCGGAGCGACTGGCAGAGCTCGAAGCGCACGCTCGGGAGCATGGCTTAGACGAGCCCCTTCCACCGCAGCTCCGCAGATGGATCGATCGGCGTGTGCTGGACTACAAGCGTGGGCTGCTGAGCGACGAGCGGTTCGCAGCACTCGAAGCGCTGGAATGGTGGAGATGGGCACGGCCCTCTCGAAGCAACAGCGCCTTCCGAGAACAGCAAACCGCGCTCGAGCATTGGCTCGAGTCAGAGCGGTGA
- a CDS encoding antitoxin VbhA family protein encodes MMRLVSLHLSNDRILWGHVLLEDTENPDAHLEQILVRPIDVEPGYELYDRTNTVLSDLSVPAVREANRMVETLLIPASEIARREKAVRAVIHSGYLEGFPDDMPWQSQLWMYARGEVTREQLSAYADEGRQIPRAPGHSAVGSADVPEDWWRTTQARIRRHLLHTTLTEPEVAAALQVSIEEVGELFEANRLTSFDLDGEERIPDWQLVKPALPEFGDSSSLLPGLDVLYAAAPQPLLDAAAMTEFMTTPLKFLTVDDRVLTPLDWMREGRPLTTIIALFRGRRWRL; translated from the coding sequence ATGATGCGTCTGGTGTCCCTGCACTTGTCAAACGACCGGATCCTTTGGGGGCATGTGCTCCTTGAGGACACGGAGAACCCGGACGCGCATCTGGAGCAGATTCTCGTCCGCCCCATCGATGTCGAGCCCGGGTACGAGCTCTATGACAGGACCAACACGGTCCTGTCGGACCTTTCGGTGCCGGCGGTGCGGGAAGCGAACCGCATGGTGGAGACCCTCCTCATCCCCGCCTCCGAGATCGCGCGACGGGAGAAAGCCGTCCGAGCGGTGATCCACTCCGGCTACTTGGAAGGGTTCCCGGACGACATGCCGTGGCAGTCGCAGCTGTGGATGTACGCCCGCGGCGAAGTCACCCGCGAACAACTGTCCGCGTACGCCGACGAAGGCCGGCAGATCCCCCGCGCACCCGGACACAGCGCGGTCGGCTCGGCGGACGTTCCTGAGGACTGGTGGCGGACGACACAGGCCCGCATCCGCCGGCACCTCCTCCACACGACCCTCACCGAACCGGAAGTCGCTGCCGCCTTGCAGGTCAGCATCGAGGAGGTCGGTGAGCTGTTCGAAGCGAACCGGCTGACGAGCTTCGACCTTGACGGAGAAGAACGCATCCCCGACTGGCAACTCGTGAAGCCCGCCCTCCCCGAGTTCGGCGACTCGTCGTCGCTGCTGCCAGGCCTCGACGTCCTCTACGCGGCAGCGCCGCAGCCGCTCCTCGACGCAGCAGCGATGACGGAGTTCATGACCACGCCCCTCAAGTTCCTCACCGTCGACGACCGAGTCCTGACACCGCTGGACTGGATGCGGGAAGGCCGGCCGTTGACAACGATCATCGCCCTGTTCCGCGGACGACGGTGGCGGCTATGA
- a CDS encoding ImmA/IrrE family metallo-endopeptidase, with translation MTRRAAERAAAAILEEAWDSDRFPVDPVVVAERMGMRVYQAQLPGDVSGLLKKEPNEPAEIFVDVDDPPVRRRFTTAHELGHFAQRRHQDEFVGYVDRRDGRSQEGTQGEEIFANTFAAHLLMPPPAVEVLVNSRRSELEMARFFGVSLQSMQYHLQNLGYRRTA, from the coding sequence ATGACTAGGAGAGCAGCAGAGCGAGCCGCAGCCGCCATTCTCGAAGAAGCGTGGGACTCAGACCGTTTCCCGGTCGACCCCGTCGTCGTCGCCGAGCGGATGGGCATGCGCGTGTACCAGGCGCAGCTCCCCGGAGACGTGAGCGGCCTGCTCAAGAAGGAGCCGAACGAACCTGCTGAGATCTTCGTCGACGTTGACGATCCTCCTGTTCGCCGCCGCTTCACCACCGCGCACGAGCTCGGCCACTTCGCTCAGCGTCGACACCAGGACGAGTTCGTCGGGTACGTCGACCGTCGTGACGGGCGTTCGCAGGAGGGTACTCAGGGCGAAGAGATCTTCGCGAACACCTTCGCTGCTCACCTGTTGATGCCCCCGCCGGCGGTCGAGGTGCTCGTCAACTCGAGACGGAGTGAGCTCGAGATGGCGCGGTTCTTTGGAGTGTCGCTGCAGTCGATGCAGTACCACCTCCAGAACCTCGGGTACCGCAGAACGGCATGA